A portion of the Streptomyces platensis genome contains these proteins:
- a CDS encoding MIP/aquaporin family protein: protein MSSSDIFISETIGTAVLILLGGGVCAAVTFKRSKAHNAGWVAIAFGWGFAVLTGAYIAAKSGANLNPAVTIGLAIKGGIEWSQVPVYFAGEMLGAMIGAVLVWVTYLGQFQAHLSDPEVLADHTTEEGLVDPTAAPKAGPVLGIFSTGPEIRNAAQNLLTEIIATTVLVLSILTLGLSDNGKGVGVIGTLLVALVVTGIGLSLGGPTGYAINPVRDLGPRIVHALLPLRNKGGSDWGYAWIPVVGPLIGGAIAGGIYQVAFA from the coding sequence GTGTCCAGCTCCGACATCTTCATCAGCGAGACCATCGGTACCGCTGTTCTGATCTTGCTCGGCGGTGGCGTCTGCGCCGCCGTCACATTCAAGCGCTCCAAGGCGCACAACGCCGGATGGGTCGCCATCGCCTTCGGGTGGGGCTTCGCCGTCCTCACGGGTGCCTACATCGCCGCGAAGTCCGGCGCCAACCTCAACCCTGCGGTCACCATCGGCCTCGCCATCAAGGGCGGCATCGAGTGGAGCCAGGTGCCGGTCTACTTCGCCGGCGAGATGCTCGGCGCCATGATCGGCGCGGTGCTGGTGTGGGTCACCTACCTCGGGCAGTTCCAGGCCCATCTGAGTGACCCCGAGGTCCTGGCCGACCACACCACCGAGGAGGGCCTGGTCGACCCGACCGCCGCTCCCAAGGCCGGACCGGTGCTCGGCATCTTCTCCACCGGGCCGGAGATCCGGAACGCGGCGCAGAACCTGCTCACCGAGATCATCGCCACCACCGTGCTCGTGCTGTCGATCCTCACGCTCGGTCTGAGCGACAACGGCAAGGGCGTCGGCGTCATCGGCACGCTCCTGGTCGCGCTGGTCGTCACCGGTATCGGTCTGTCGCTGGGCGGTCCGACCGGGTACGCCATCAACCCGGTCCGTGACCTCGGCCCGCGCATCGTGCACGCACTTCTGCCGCTGCGGAACAAGGGCGGTTCAGACTGGGGCTACGCCTGGATCCCG